In the genome of Limimonas halophila, the window TCACCAACACCATCGGCGAGGTGACCCAAGCCGCCGACACCACGGAATCCACCGCCAGCGAAGTCCTGTCCAGCGCCGACGACATCAACAAGCAGGCCCAGACGCTGCGGGACAAAACGAGCGAGCTCTTGAGCAGTCTGCGAGCGGCCTGACGCCGGCGCGGACGGAGCCGCGCACGAAAAAGGGGCCGCGGGCAATGGCCCGCGGCCCCAATGCGTTCGGCGGTTGCCGCGTCGTGGTTACGGCAGCGACGGGCCGTCCGCGGAGATGCTGGACAGCACGCGGGTGTGGAAGCCGCCGCCCTCGAGGGCGGAGACGATCTCGCGGACGTGCGTGCTGTTGCGCGTCTCCACCACGGCGTCGATCTCCGCCTTGCGCACGGGCACGTCGTGGAAGAGGCGCTGGTGGTAGATCTCCACGATGTTGCCGCCGGTGTCGCCGATGAGGCCCGAGAGGCGCGCCAGCACGCCCGGCGCGTCGGTGATGTCGATGCGCAGGCGCACCAAACGGCCGTCGCGCACCAGCCCGCGCATCAGCACCGAGGCCAGGATGCGGGTGTCGATGTTGCCGCCGCAGATGACGAGCCCGACCTTGCGGCCGGCCAGGCGCTCGCGGTTCTTCGACAGCGCGGCCAGCGGCGCCGCGCCCGCGCCCTCGGCGACCGTCTTCTGATACTCGGACAGCGTGGAGACGCCGCCCTCGATGCTGGCCTCGTCCACCAGCTCGATCTGGCTGACGAGGTTGCGGATGACCTTGGTCGTCAGCTCACCCGGCTTCTTCACGGCGATGCCGTCGGCGAGGCTGACGCCGCCCGAGGTCGCCGGCAGGCCGTGGATGTGCTGGTACATCGAGGGGAAGAGCTCGGCCTCGACGCCGATCATCTCCACCTCGGGGTTCAGCGACTTGGCGGCGATGGACGTGCCCGAAAGGACACCGCCGCCGCCGATGGGCGCGATGATGGTGTCCAGCTCCGGCTGATCCGCCATCATCTCCAGGCCGATCGTGCCCTGGCCGGCGAGCGTCTTCGGGTCGTCGTAGGGGTGAACGTAGGTCAGGCCCTCGGCGTCCATCAGCTCCTGGGCCTTCTCGCCGGCCTCGTCGATGGTGTCGCCGTACTGGATGACGCGGGCGCCGAAGTCGCGCGTGCGCTCCACCTTGCTGAAGGGCGCGGAGGTGGGCATGACGATCGTGGCCGGGATGCCCAGGCGCTGGGCGTGGTAGGCGACGCCCTGGGCGTGGTTGCCGGCCGACTTGGCGATCACGCCGGTCTTCTTCTGCTCGTCCGACAGCGAGACCAGCTTCACGTAGGACCCGCGGTCCTTGAAGGAGCCGGTGTACTGCTGGTTTTCCAGCTTCAGGTAGACCTCGCACCCGAGCATCGCGGACAGCCGCGAGGCGGGGATCAGGGGCGTGCGCACCACGTTGCCCTCGAGGGTCTCGGCTGCGGCCCGGATGTCGTCCAGGGTGCAGCCCACGTCCGTGGCGACTTCGGCAACGCTCATGATGGCGACTCTCCCTGCGCGTTTGTGGCTTGCTGCGATACGCGCCGCGTGACCGCCGCGGCTATCGCTCGGGCGAATGGTGCGCGGGAAGAAGCCGCAATGTGCGGTCCGACGCTTTGCTGTCGCCGACAAGCTTTAAATACTTTCCGTCGCGCCAGGGGCGAGCCAGGTCCATGTAGTGGGGCGAAAGCGGGTTGCTGGACTGGCCGCCGGCAATCATGAAGCGCGAACTGCCCGGCGGGCGGCTCAGGTCGTGCAGGCTGCGCAGGCCCGCCCCGTGAACGTGTTCGTAGCGTTCGCCGAAGGCCGCGCTGTAGCGCATGCCGCCGCGGTTGACCGTCTCGTCGCCGCCCGGCGTCGCCAGATCCGGGTGCAGCAGCCCGCCGAGCACCGGCACACGCGACAGCAGGGTGTGGGGGAGTGTGGTGCGGTGCGCGTCGCCCCACCGCCACGACCGAACGTCGCCGCCGAAGCGGTCTTCAAGCCTGGTGAGCGCGGTTTCCAGCGCTTGTCCCGCGACGCGGGCGCACGGCCCGGCCGTGTCCTCGGGCGCGGCATCGCGGCACCAACCGCCGGCGCCGGCGAGCGCGCGGCGCAGGCGGCGCGGCTCGGGCCGGGCGAAGTCCGTGAACAGCGGACCCAGCGGCTCCGCGAAGAGGGCGCGGTTCAACATGTCCAGCCACGCCGTGAAGATCAGCGGCGCCGCCGTGTCGGTCGCCATCCCGCCGTCCCACTGGCGCAGGATGTCCAGGGCCGGGGCGGTTTCCCCGCTCGCCGGCGCCAGCCGCAGCAGGCGGTCGCGCAGCAGGCGTGGCGCCGCGCCCATGGTATCGAGCTGGATGGCCTCCATCGCGTCGAGTGTCAGCGGCCGCTCGGCGCGGTCGAGCAGGCGGCCGATGCGCTCGGCCCGGTCCGGTGGCGGCCAGTGCGCGGCCAAGCTGTAGGGGTAGGCGTCGGCAACCAAGCGGTTGTTCGCGTTGACGAGGCGGCCGCGCTCCGGGTTCACGCTTTGCGGCAGGGCATCGCGCGGGATGAAACGCTCCCACCCGCGGCCCTGTTCCCACCCCGGAATGGGCAGCATGCCGTTGCCGTTCTTGCGCACCGGCACGCGCGCCGGGGCCGTGACGGCGATATTGCCGGCGTCGTCGGCCAGGAAGATGTTCTGTTGCGGCGCGCCCGCGTGGTCCAGGGCCGTCAACGCCGCATCGACACTGCTCGCGGCATTGACGCTTCGGATGGCGTCGAGCGTGCGGTCGTCGGGCCGCAGCGCCGGCCAAGCCAGCGCCAGCACGGAGCGCGGGCGGGTGGCCGCGCCGGCCTCGGGCACGGCGTCGGAGATCACGGGGCCGTGGCGGGAGCGGCGCACCTCGACGGTCACGGGCTCGTCCTCGCCGCGAACGGCGATGTGCTCGGTGCGCGTTTCGAAGGCGCGGGTGCCGCCGGGCACGCGGTAGCGGTCCCGGTTCTGCGGCGCGAGCTTTTCGATGAAGAGGTCCTGGGTGTCGCTGTGCGTCGTCGTCAGGCCCCAGGCGAGGTGCTGGTTGCGCCCGGCGACGTGGAAAGGGATGCCGGGCGAGGTCGCGCCCACGAGGGTCATTTCCGGCGTTTCGATGCGCGCCAGGTACCAGTACCCCGGCGTTTGCAGGCGCAGGTGCGGATCGTTCGCCAGCATCGGCCCGCCGCCGGCCGTGCGCGTGCCGTCCACGGCCCAGGCGTTGGAGGCGGAAACGTCCGTGGCCCCCTTCGGCAGCAGGCTCGCCAGCTCGCCCAGCGGCAGGTCCAGCGAGGACAGGATCGTGGTCGCCGCGGTTTCGGGGTAGGAGGGGCGCAGGGTGTCGATTTGCGACGGCGACAGCCGGTCGGCCAGCCGGGCGTTGGTGATCTCCTCGCGCCAGTTGCCGGAGAGCTGGAGCTGCATGATGTGCAGCCACGCCAGGCTGTCGGCGGCCGTCCACGGCTCGGGCTCGCCCACCACCTGCAACACCGGCGGCAGCACGGGGTCGCGCGCCAGGAAGGCGTTGACGCCGTCGGCGTAGGCGTCGAGCGCCGCGCGCGTCGGCTCGCTGAGGTGCTGGAGCTGCTTCTTCGCCAACTCGCGGAAGCCAAGGATGCGCATCAGCTTGTCGATGCGCAGCGTGCCCGCGCCGGCGAGTTCCGACAGCTTGCCGTGGGCCACCCGGCGCACCATGGCGAGCTGCATCAGCCGGTCCTGGGCGTGCAGGAAGCCCAGCGCCGCATGGGCGTCCCGACGCGAGTCGGCCGCTATCGTGGGGATGCCGTGGTCGTCGCGCGTGACGGTCACGGGCGCGTCCACGGCCGCGATGTCGATCTCCCCGCTGGTTTGCGGCAAGGATTGGCGCAGATAGCCGTAGCCGGCCGCGCCCGCGATCACGGCCAGGATCAGGACCGCGGCGGCGATCCGCCCGGTCCAGCGCAAAACAGCTCGCACGTCGGCGTCTCCAGGTATCGGCGTGAGTCGGAACCCGTCCGGGGCAGGGCGGCGCCTGGCGGGCGCGCCGTCAAGCCGGTTGTCGCGCGCATCTTGACACACCGGCGTGCGTGCGGTTGAGACACGGCTTTCATCCCCGCTTGCGCAGCGCGATCAGGGCAGGGCGAGCCTGCCGGGACCCGTTTCGTGTTCGGCCGCGGCACGCCGCTGGAGGTGTCATGCAGACCCTGCTCGACCGTGAGCGCTTCGACGACGCCGACGCCGTGGTGCGCGCGCTCCAGCCCGCCTATCCCGTGTACTGCCTGCGCCCGCACGTCATCGATGCGGCGGCGCGGCATTTCGTGGCCCACATGCCGGGCGACACGCTCTATGCCATGAAGTGCAACCCGCACCCGCGCGTCCTCTCCGCCGTGTCCGAGGCCGGGGTGCGGTCGTTCGACGCCGCCTCGCTGCCCGAGATCGCGCAGGTCATGGGCCTCTCGCGCGGCAACGAGGCCTGCTACATGAACCCGGTGAAGCCGCCGGGGGCCATCGCCACGGCCGCGCGCGACTACGGCGTGCGCGTGGTGTCCGCCGATCACGCCGAGGAGGTGGTGAAGATCGCCGCCGAGATCCCGGACCCGGCGGCGACGACCGTGGCCGTGCGCATCGCCACGCCCGGCACCGAGGCGGAGATGGACCTCTCCGGCAAGTTCGGCGCCGCGCCCGGCGAGGCGGCGCGGCTGATGCGCCTGGTCGCCGAGCACGGCATGCGGCCCGGCATCGCCTTCCACGTGGGCTCGCAGTGCCGCTCGCCCGCCGCGTACACGCGCGCGCTCGATCAGGTGGGGTCGGTGATCAGCGAGGCCGGGGTGCGCCCGGCCTGCGTCGACATCGGCGGCGGTTTCCCCGCGCCCTACGGCAGCGCGACGCCGCCCCTGGCCGATTTCGCCGACGCGGTTCGCAGCGCGCTGGACGGCCTTGATCTGCCGGGGGACTGCCGCATCATGGCCGAGCCGGGCCGGGCGATCGTGGCGCAGGGGATGTCGCTGCTGGTTCAGGTGCACCTGCGTGCGGGCCGGCGGCTCTACATCAACGACGGCGTCTTCGGCAGCCTGGGCGAGGTCTCGATCGTCGGCCTGCGCCCGCCGGCGCGCGTGGTGCGGCCCACCGGCCCGGCGCCCGCGGCGGAAACCCAGGTGTACGAGATCGCGGGGCCGACCTGCGATTCCGTCGACATGATCCCGGAAGCCTTCGAGCTGCCCGCCGACATCGCCACGGGCGACTGGATCGAGATCGACTGCATGGGCGCGTATTCGAACGCCCTGGCCTCGCGCTTCAACGGCTTCGACCCCTGCACCTTCGTCGAGGTGGGCGACCCGCCGCCCTGTTCGTGATCCTCCGCCGCGTTGGCGGCGAAGCGTGCGGTGCCATATCCTCGCAGTGAGGAGAGATCGCGATGGTAACGCAAACGGTGCCGCGCCTGGACCACGTGCTGGGCTTGTCCACGGCCGGGTTCCACCGGCTCGCTTACGCCGACTGGGGCGAGGCCGACAGCCCGGCGTGCGTCTGCGTTCACGGCCTGACGCGCACGGGGCGCGACTTCGACGCGCTGGCGGAGGCGCTGGCGCCCAACCGCCGCGTGCTCTGCCCCGACGTGGCCGGGCGCGGGCGCAGCGACTGGCTGGCCTCGGCGGAGGCCTACACCTACCAGCAGCACATGGCCGACCTGACGGCAGTGATCGCGCGCGCCGGCGCCGACGGCGTGGACTGGGTGGGCACCTCGATGGGCGGCATCCTGGGCATGCTGATGGCGGCGCAGCCGGGCACGCCCATCCGCCGGCTGGTCCTGAACGACGTCGGGCCCTTCATCCCGCGCGAGGCGCTGCTGCGCATCGGCGAGTACGTGGGCACGGACCCGAGTTTCTCCGACTTTGATGCCGCCGTGGCCTACCTGCGGCGGGTGAGCGCGCCCTTCGGCGATCTGCCGGACGGTCACTGGCGTCATCTCACCCGGCACTGCGTGCGCCCGGACGGCGCGGGCGGCTACCGCCTGCACTACGATCCGCGCATTGGCGCCGCCTTCCAGGATCCGGACGCGCTTGCCGACGTTGACCTTTGGCAGGTGTGGGATGCCATCGCGTGTCCCGTGCTCGTGGTGCGCGGGGCGGAGAGCGATCTGCTGACGGCCGACACGGCCGAGGAAATGACGACCCGCGGGCCGGGTGCCGAGGTCGTGACCGTGCCGGACACCGGGCACGCGCCGCCGCTGCTGTCGGACGCGCAGATCCGGCCGGTCGCCGACTGGCTGACCGCGCGCGGCTGATGCGGGCACCATCCGACGGCATCGACAGCTTCCGCCCGCGTCCGCCCTGGTGGACGGGCGATTTGCAGACCGTGCGCAACGCGGTCGTGCGCCCGCGCGTGGACCTCTCGTCCTGGCCGGAAGCGCGGCTGTGGCTGCCGGTGCAGGGCGGCGACTGGCTGGCGGCGGCCTTGCACGCGGGCGAGCGGATCGGCCACGCGCCGCCGGTGGTGCTGATCCACGGGCTGTGCGGCTGCGAGGATTCCGCCTACGTCCGCGCCAGCACGCGGTTTTGGCTCTCGCAGGGGCATCCCGTTCTGCGCCTGAACCTGCGGGGAAGCTGGCCCTCGCGCCCGCACTGCGCCGGGCACTACCACGCGGGGCGCAGCGAGGACCCGGCGGCGGCGCTGCGGGCCTTGATTCAGCGGCAGCCGGCGATCGCGCGAACCGGGGTCGTGGTCGTCGGCTATTCCCTGGGCGGCAACCTGCTGATCAAGCTGCTGGCGGAGGCGGGCCGCGAGCTGCCCATCCGCGCCGCGGCGACAGTGTCCGCGCCCATCGACCTCGCCGCGACGACACGGCGCTTCAACCGCCTGCGCAACGCGCCGTATCGCTGGTGGTTGCTGACGCTGATGAAGCGGGAAGCCCTGGCACCTCCGGCCGAGATCTCCGACGCCGAGCGCGCGGCCATCGACCGCGCGCGCACGCCGGCCGACTTCGACGACGGCTTCATCGCGCCGCGCTTCGGCTTCGGCGACTGCTGGGACTACTATGCCCGGTGCAGCGGCGAGCGCTTCCTGCCGGCCGTCCCGCTGCCGCTGCTGCTGATCCACGCCGCCGACGATCCCTGGATTCCGGTTGGGCCGTACGAACGCGTGCATTGGGACGCCAATCCGAACCTGACGCCAGTTTTGACTCCGGGCGGCGGGCACGTCGGCTTTCACGCCGCCGGGGACGGCGACCCCTGGCACGACCGCCGCATCGCCGCCTTTCTGGCCGATCTGTAACCGAATTCGGGCAACAGCCTTGGCGCGCGCCGGTCATCCCGGCAAACTGCGCGCCCACGTTCGACGATCGGCGAGCCCACACGGAGGCCCCCATGACCGCCAGCGACAATCCCCATCCCGAGACGATCTGCCTGCACGCGGGCTTCGACCACGATCCCGCGACGGGGGCGGTGGCGCCGCCGATCTACCAGACCACCAGCTATCAGTTCGAGGACACGGAGCACGCGCGCCGCCTGTTCGCGCTGGAAGAGCCGGGGAACATCTACACCCGGATCATGAACCCCACGAACGACATCCTGGAAAAGCGCATCGCCGCGCTGGAAGGCGGCGCGGCCGGGCTCGCGGTGTCGTCGGGGCAGGCGGCCTCGACGCTCAGCATCCAGAACATCGCGCGGGCCGGCGACAACGTCGTCTCCTCGACGGACCTCTACGGCGGCACCTGGAACCTCTTCAACCACACCCTGCCGCAGCAGGGCATCGAGGTGCGCTTCGTCGATCCGGCCGATCCGGAGGCGTTCCGCCGCGCCTCGGACGAGAAGACGCGCGCCTGGTACGCGGAGACGCTGCCCAACCCGAAGCTGCAGGTCTTCCCGATCTCGGAGGTCGCGGCGATCGGGCGCGAGATGGGCATCCCCCTGATCGTGGACAACACGGCCGCGCCGGTGCTGTGCAAGCCGCTGGAGCACGGGGCGGCGGTCGTCGTCTACTCCACCACGAAGTACATCGGGGGCCACGGCACCTCGATCGGCGGGATGATCATCGACGGCGGGAATTTCCCGTGGGAGCAGCATCCCGAGCGCATCCCGCTGCTCAACCAGCCGGACCCGAGCTACCACGGCGCGGTGTGGACCGAGGCGGCGAAGCCGCTCGGCCCCATCGCCTACGCGCTCAAGGCGCGCACGACGCTGCTGCGCGACCTCGGCTGCGCCATGAGCCCCTTCAATGCGTTTCTCTTCATTCAAGGGCTGGAGACGCTGCCGCTGCGCATGCGCACGCACTCGGAGAACGCGCGGCAGGTGGCGGACTATCTGGCCGAGCACCCGGCCGTCTCGCGCGTGATCTATCCCACGCACCAGGAGCCCAAGTTCCGCGAACGCGCGGACATGCACCTGCGCGGCGGCTATGGCGGCCTGCTCGGCTTCGAGCTGAAGGACGGCGCGGCGGCCGGCCGCAAGTTCATTGAGCAGCTCAAGCTGTTCTACCACGTCGCCAACATCGGCGATGCGCGCTCCCTCGCCATCCATCCGGCGACGACGACGCACTCCCAGCTTTCCGAGGAGGAACAGCTCGCCACCGGCACCTCGCCGGGCTACGTGCGCCTGTCCATCGGCCTGGAACACATCGACGACATCAAGGCCGATCTGGCCCAGGCCCTGGAGGCGGCACGGGGGTAGGTGCCGCGCTGGCGCCTGCACTCGCTTGGTGTGCGCGGCTCAGGGTTCATCACGATCGGTTGACGATCGGCGTGTTTTCGTCGTCCCAACCGTTGCGCGCGGCGTTCCCCGGTGTTGGTATTGCCGTGGAGGCACTGTGTGGCAGGCAGCGCGGTGCCGCAGGCCAGGGAGGCCCGCATGGCGGTACGGGAGCACGCTCGAACGGACGGCGACTGGTACGTCCCCACGCTCGACGAGGTGCGGGAGATCGTCCGGCGCCACGGTTTGTACCTCGCGGGCCGCGCGGGCGGACGGCGCGCCGATCTGTCGTTCACCGACCTGCGCGGCTTCGACCTGGAAGGGCTCGACCTCTCCCACGCCGAGCTGACGGGCGCGGTCCTGCGCAAGTGCAACGCGCGCGGCGCCACCTTCAGGGGCTCATCCCTCTTCATGGCCGATCTGCGCGCCTGTGTGCTGGACAGCGCGGTGTTGGACCGGGCCGACCTGCGCGGCGCCTCCCTGCGCGCGGCACAGTTGAACGACGCCAGCGCCGTGGACTGCGACATCCGCCCGGCGCGCATCGCCGTGTCGGACGGCGGTAGCTACCGCGACCTGGAACACGCCGCCGACGCCGACGTCATTCCCGCCATGGCGGCCAAGCTCAGCGCGCGTCGCGCGCGCATGACCTGGGCGCGCCTGGGCGAGTCACAGGCCATGCGCGCCGATTTCAGCGAAACCGATCTGCGCCAAGCGAACTTCAGCCAGGCGACCCTGGTGCAATGCGTCATGCAGTCGGCGCGGTTGACCGGTGCGAACCTTGAGGGCTGCGACCTCTCCAACGCCGATCTCGCCGCGGCGAACCTGGAGGGCGCGCGCTTCGACGGGGCGCGGCTGCAGGACACGGACGTGCGCGGTGCCGTGATGGACGAGCACGTGCGGCAGTCCGGGCTGTTCTGGGAAGCGAAGCTTGACGAGCGCGGCGACGAGGCCGATGCGGTGGCCGTGGCCGACATCCTCGCGGCCCACGAAACCTGGCTGAATTCCAACGGCGAGCGCGGGCACCGGGCCAACCTGGCGGGCCGCGACCTGCGCGGGCTGGACATGACGGGCGCGCACCTCGCCATGGCCGATCTGTCCGACGCGAAGCTCGCGGATGCGGACCTCGCGCGCGCCGAACTGGCGATGGCGGATCTCTCGCGCGCCGATCTGACCAGCGCCAATCTGCACCAGGCCGATCTGCGCGGGGCCAAGCTGGTGGAGGCGAACCTGAGCCACGCCAACCTGCGCGCCGCGCGCACGCAGGCGCTGGCGATCAAGGGCGCGTTCTACCGCGTGGACGCCACGGACGCGCGCTTCGACGGCGCCGACCTGCGCGGCTGCGACCGCGAGAACCTCGGGTTTTAGAGCTTCTCGCGCACCGTGCGTTCCGCCGCCTCGACGCTGAAATCGGCGGC includes:
- a CDS encoding YheT family hydrolase: MRAPSDGIDSFRPRPPWWTGDLQTVRNAVVRPRVDLSSWPEARLWLPVQGGDWLAAALHAGERIGHAPPVVLIHGLCGCEDSAYVRASTRFWLSQGHPVLRLNLRGSWPSRPHCAGHYHAGRSEDPAAALRALIQRQPAIARTGVVVVGYSLGGNLLIKLLAEAGRELPIRAAATVSAPIDLAATTRRFNRLRNAPYRWWLLTLMKREALAPPAEISDAERAAIDRARTPADFDDGFIAPRFGFGDCWDYYARCSGERFLPAVPLPLLLIHAADDPWIPVGPYERVHWDANPNLTPVLTPGGGHVGFHAAGDGDPWHDRRIAAFLADL
- a CDS encoding threonine ammonia-lyase; translated protein: MSVAEVATDVGCTLDDIRAAAETLEGNVVRTPLIPASRLSAMLGCEVYLKLENQQYTGSFKDRGSYVKLVSLSDEQKKTGVIAKSAGNHAQGVAYHAQRLGIPATIVMPTSAPFSKVERTRDFGARVIQYGDTIDEAGEKAQELMDAEGLTYVHPYDDPKTLAGQGTIGLEMMADQPELDTIIAPIGGGGVLSGTSIAAKSLNPEVEMIGVEAELFPSMYQHIHGLPATSGGVSLADGIAVKKPGELTTKVIRNLVSQIELVDEASIEGGVSTLSEYQKTVAEGAGAAPLAALSKNRERLAGRKVGLVICGGNIDTRILASVLMRGLVRDGRLVRLRIDITDAPGVLARLSGLIGDTGGNIVEIYHQRLFHDVPVRKAEIDAVVETRNSTHVREIVSALEGGGFHTRVLSSISADGPSLP
- a CDS encoding pentapeptide repeat-containing protein; translation: MAVREHARTDGDWYVPTLDEVREIVRRHGLYLAGRAGGRRADLSFTDLRGFDLEGLDLSHAELTGAVLRKCNARGATFRGSSLFMADLRACVLDSAVLDRADLRGASLRAAQLNDASAVDCDIRPARIAVSDGGSYRDLEHAADADVIPAMAAKLSARRARMTWARLGESQAMRADFSETDLRQANFSQATLVQCVMQSARLTGANLEGCDLSNADLAAANLEGARFDGARLQDTDVRGAVMDEHVRQSGLFWEAKLDERGDEADAVAVADILAAHETWLNSNGERGHRANLAGRDLRGLDMTGAHLAMADLSDAKLADADLARAELAMADLSRADLTSANLHQADLRGAKLVEANLSHANLRAARTQALAIKGAFYRVDATDARFDGADLRGCDRENLGF
- a CDS encoding penicillin acylase family protein — its product is MRAVLRWTGRIAAAVLILAVIAGAAGYGYLRQSLPQTSGEIDIAAVDAPVTVTRDDHGIPTIAADSRRDAHAALGFLHAQDRLMQLAMVRRVAHGKLSELAGAGTLRIDKLMRILGFRELAKKQLQHLSEPTRAALDAYADGVNAFLARDPVLPPVLQVVGEPEPWTAADSLAWLHIMQLQLSGNWREEITNARLADRLSPSQIDTLRPSYPETAATTILSSLDLPLGELASLLPKGATDVSASNAWAVDGTRTAGGGPMLANDPHLRLQTPGYWYLARIETPEMTLVGATSPGIPFHVAGRNQHLAWGLTTTHSDTQDLFIEKLAPQNRDRYRVPGGTRAFETRTEHIAVRGEDEPVTVEVRRSRHGPVISDAVPEAGAATRPRSVLALAWPALRPDDRTLDAIRSVNAASSVDAALTALDHAGAPQQNIFLADDAGNIAVTAPARVPVRKNGNGMLPIPGWEQGRGWERFIPRDALPQSVNPERGRLVNANNRLVADAYPYSLAAHWPPPDRAERIGRLLDRAERPLTLDAMEAIQLDTMGAAPRLLRDRLLRLAPASGETAPALDILRQWDGGMATDTAAPLIFTAWLDMLNRALFAEPLGPLFTDFARPEPRRLRRALAGAGGWCRDAAPEDTAGPCARVAGQALETALTRLEDRFGGDVRSWRWGDAHRTTLPHTLLSRVPVLGGLLHPDLATPGGDETVNRGGMRYSAAFGERYEHVHGAGLRSLHDLSRPPGSSRFMIAGGQSSNPLSPHYMDLARPWRDGKYLKLVGDSKASDRTLRLLPAHHSPER
- a CDS encoding alpha/beta fold hydrolase, with the protein product MVTQTVPRLDHVLGLSTAGFHRLAYADWGEADSPACVCVHGLTRTGRDFDALAEALAPNRRVLCPDVAGRGRSDWLASAEAYTYQQHMADLTAVIARAGADGVDWVGTSMGGILGMLMAAQPGTPIRRLVLNDVGPFIPREALLRIGEYVGTDPSFSDFDAAVAYLRRVSAPFGDLPDGHWRHLTRHCVRPDGAGGYRLHYDPRIGAAFQDPDALADVDLWQVWDAIACPVLVVRGAESDLLTADTAEEMTTRGPGAEVVTVPDTGHAPPLLSDAQIRPVADWLTARG
- a CDS encoding O-acetylhomoserine aminocarboxypropyltransferase/cysteine synthase family protein, coding for MTASDNPHPETICLHAGFDHDPATGAVAPPIYQTTSYQFEDTEHARRLFALEEPGNIYTRIMNPTNDILEKRIAALEGGAAGLAVSSGQAASTLSIQNIARAGDNVVSSTDLYGGTWNLFNHTLPQQGIEVRFVDPADPEAFRRASDEKTRAWYAETLPNPKLQVFPISEVAAIGREMGIPLIVDNTAAPVLCKPLEHGAAVVVYSTTKYIGGHGTSIGGMIIDGGNFPWEQHPERIPLLNQPDPSYHGAVWTEAAKPLGPIAYALKARTTLLRDLGCAMSPFNAFLFIQGLETLPLRMRTHSENARQVADYLAEHPAVSRVIYPTHQEPKFRERADMHLRGGYGGLLGFELKDGAAAGRKFIEQLKLFYHVANIGDARSLAIHPATTTHSQLSEEEQLATGTSPGYVRLSIGLEHIDDIKADLAQALEAARG
- a CDS encoding type III PLP-dependent enzyme encodes the protein MQTLLDRERFDDADAVVRALQPAYPVYCLRPHVIDAAARHFVAHMPGDTLYAMKCNPHPRVLSAVSEAGVRSFDAASLPEIAQVMGLSRGNEACYMNPVKPPGAIATAARDYGVRVVSADHAEEVVKIAAEIPDPAATTVAVRIATPGTEAEMDLSGKFGAAPGEAARLMRLVAEHGMRPGIAFHVGSQCRSPAAYTRALDQVGSVISEAGVRPACVDIGGGFPAPYGSATPPLADFADAVRSALDGLDLPGDCRIMAEPGRAIVAQGMSLLVQVHLRAGRRLYINDGVFGSLGEVSIVGLRPPARVVRPTGPAPAAETQVYEIAGPTCDSVDMIPEAFELPADIATGDWIEIDCMGAYSNALASRFNGFDPCTFVEVGDPPPCS